Proteins encoded in a region of the Haloarcula sp. CBA1129 genome:
- a CDS encoding bacterio-opsin activator domain-containing protein, with product MEKPVGGTDENEQAARDTPAQQSPPVLLETLAARMPEPVVVTAASGEIQTGNDHLCDLLDSDPSDVFGSPIAEFFPGLSDVDLGTHCSQSPGTPLVSSCSVGDTDQWVEITFEPQQWDGEALYLGIVHDITERHERTEMLEQYERIVETIEDGIYTLDEAFTMQTVNSAVESMTGYDKDTLVGSNATLLADESVIEDAAEMSRQFIEGERDVGTLTTDLRTADGDTLPIETKFTTYDREDGSYRQVGVVRDISDRKRFEETLAALHESTRKLLHTETKTAVAEQILDTAVDVLELPDVGIYLFDRSDNTLHSVGDAGENRSSSIGPGDSTVWDVFVQDSAVEVAPGESIDLGVGPVTVDAKRLCLPLEDHGVFYIELGEQHSDARTREMVDLLAASAEAALARVDRETTLREREAERREQNRELRRLKQVNAIIRRIDQVLVDAETTEEIEQAVCDQLAESQWFSFAWLGRQDATELVPRAWAGDTASYLDAISLSLERDGGPPAVQTAQSEAMTIIPSVADNLRGDHWRTEALSREFQSALSIPLEYDDFVYGVLTVYAEQENGFDEMLQEVFAELGETIANAIREVESRQRRAGDGTVELELSLSAPQSFLTQLSDRVGVQVVCEGAVQRSDGAIRLFLAISDCDPTVVEEQMLSMARVDTARAISTDQSDGLYEVVVTGQTVAETLLEQGGRLKSIRTSTGGLTVTVVVSGETDVRQFVEQLGERYANVALIARRDGSQSDGQRDGTVRSALEEQLTDRQLEVLQTAYLSGFFDWPRETTGQEIASSLDVSQPTVNRHLRVSERKLLELVFGDS from the coding sequence GCCGGTCGGTGGAACGGATGAGAACGAACAAGCGGCACGTGACACGCCGGCACAGCAGTCCCCCCCTGTGCTGTTGGAGACGCTCGCCGCGCGAATGCCCGAGCCAGTGGTCGTTACCGCCGCAAGCGGAGAGATACAGACCGGGAACGACCATCTCTGTGACCTCCTCGACTCGGACCCGTCGGACGTGTTTGGGAGCCCAATAGCTGAGTTCTTCCCGGGATTGAGTGATGTTGACCTCGGAACCCACTGCAGTCAGTCGCCAGGAACACCGCTGGTGTCGTCGTGTTCCGTCGGTGATACGGACCAGTGGGTCGAGATTACCTTCGAGCCCCAGCAGTGGGACGGCGAGGCGCTGTACCTTGGTATCGTCCACGATATCACCGAGCGCCACGAGCGGACGGAGATGCTCGAACAGTACGAGCGCATCGTCGAGACCATCGAGGACGGGATATACACGCTTGACGAGGCGTTCACGATGCAGACGGTCAACAGCGCCGTCGAGTCGATGACCGGCTACGACAAGGACACACTGGTCGGGTCGAACGCGACGCTGCTGGCGGACGAATCAGTCATCGAGGACGCTGCGGAGATGTCACGGCAGTTCATCGAAGGTGAACGCGACGTGGGGACGCTGACGACGGACCTCAGAACGGCTGACGGGGACACGCTCCCGATAGAGACCAAGTTCACGACGTACGACCGCGAAGACGGGAGCTACCGGCAAGTCGGCGTCGTTCGTGACATCTCGGACCGGAAGCGGTTCGAGGAGACGCTCGCGGCGTTACACGAGTCGACCCGAAAGCTGTTACACACGGAAACGAAGACTGCCGTAGCAGAGCAGATACTCGACACGGCCGTCGACGTGCTGGAGCTCCCTGACGTGGGGATTTACCTGTTCGACCGAAGCGACAACACTCTCCATAGCGTCGGCGACGCCGGGGAGAACCGGAGTTCGTCAATCGGGCCGGGGGACAGCACAGTGTGGGACGTGTTCGTGCAGGACAGCGCCGTCGAGGTCGCCCCGGGAGAGAGTATCGACCTCGGGGTGGGCCCGGTCACGGTGGACGCGAAGCGACTCTGTCTCCCGCTCGAAGACCACGGCGTGTTCTACATCGAACTGGGCGAGCAACACAGCGACGCCAGAACGCGCGAGATGGTTGACCTGCTCGCTGCCAGCGCGGAAGCCGCGCTTGCGCGCGTCGACCGCGAGACGACGCTCCGCGAGCGCGAGGCCGAGCGCCGCGAACAGAACCGTGAGCTGCGACGGCTCAAGCAGGTCAACGCGATTATCCGCCGGATCGATCAGGTGCTCGTCGACGCGGAGACCACCGAGGAAATCGAGCAGGCGGTGTGTGACCAGTTGGCCGAATCACAGTGGTTCTCCTTCGCTTGGCTCGGCCGACAGGATGCGACGGAACTCGTGCCCAGAGCGTGGGCGGGTGACACCGCTAGCTATCTGGACGCCATCTCGCTGTCGCTGGAGCGCGACGGGGGGCCGCCGGCCGTCCAGACTGCCCAGTCCGAAGCAATGACTATCATCCCGTCAGTGGCAGACAACCTCCGGGGAGACCACTGGCGGACGGAAGCGCTGTCTCGCGAGTTCCAGTCAGCGCTCAGTATCCCACTCGAATACGACGACTTCGTCTACGGGGTCCTGACAGTGTACGCCGAGCAGGAAAACGGGTTCGACGAGATGCTGCAGGAGGTGTTCGCCGAACTCGGTGAGACCATCGCGAACGCGATACGGGAGGTCGAGTCCCGACAGCGACGGGCCGGCGACGGAACCGTCGAACTTGAACTATCACTGTCAGCCCCACAGTCGTTCCTGACACAGCTCTCAGATCGGGTCGGCGTACAGGTCGTCTGTGAGGGAGCCGTACAGCGCAGCGACGGGGCGATCCGTCTCTTCCTCGCGATCTCGGACTGTGACCCGACTGTCGTCGAGGAGCAGATGCTGTCGATGGCTCGTGTTGACACAGCACGAGCGATTTCGACCGACCAGTCCGACGGGCTTTACGAAGTCGTCGTGACGGGCCAGACCGTCGCGGAGACGCTACTGGAACAGGGCGGGCGGTTGAAATCGATCCGAACGTCGACGGGCGGACTCACGGTGACCGTTGTCGTCTCGGGTGAAACCGATGTCCGGCAGTTCGTCGAACAGCTCGGCGAACGCTACGCCAACGTCGCACTGATCGCGCGCCGTGACGGCTCACAGTCCGACGGTCAGAGAGACGGGACGGTCCGGTCGGCACTGGAAGAGCAACTCACCGACAGACAGCTCGAAGTGCTCCAGACAGCGTATCTGAGTGGCTTTTTCGACTGGCCCCGGGAGACGACCGGTCAGGAGA